A single genomic interval of Prunus dulcis chromosome 5, ALMONDv2, whole genome shotgun sequence harbors:
- the LOC117629395 gene encoding AT-rich interactive domain-containing protein 2-like isoform X2 — MLVALGGKTKKKAVPQNVQEIGDRGVVRPIPAVIDDRQPVDLFKLFCLVRDRGGYDWVSKNSLWSFVAKELGLDSGATASVKLIYFKYLNELEKWFRESCKSRSSGNGQSGLYGEFQLLSSELEREFRDLLLDGPEQKEKGDGPVQFESDENGKIEFNLSDTKDAYGMHAGADQCKDDDDEKVCNDDQNGVLISLDSLNKKENDRKRKRESLSGMLNWVVQIAKQPNDPSIGVIPGPTNWREHKGDECWFQVIRAREALLLRRNVDSKTEESLLQKKLKTHPLLYEDNVVAGHQSSERLRCSERFPNSVKSRSCPCCSSCSVPQSNLISPRKKVLDNNSKEQAPEEVDLLATNTMVCPSVDAPHEKHVSVGTLFQADVPEWTGVASESDIKWLGTRVWPLQYEKDSSLHEADLTGKGRPDLCGCQLPGSVVCIRFHIAEARMKLKRELGSLFYRWRFDRMGEEVSLQWTAEEEKRFKDLVKSNSPSFWNRASRWFRKKTRENLVSYYFNVFLVQSRSYQNRVTPKNIDSDDDETEFGSFSNGFRHDAVEVSANFVACSQNQQCPDLD; from the exons ATGTTGGTAGCTTTGGGAggcaaaaccaaaaagaaagcagTACCCCAAAATGTTCAG GAAATTGGTGATAGAGGTGTTGTTAGGCCCATCCCTGCCGTGATTGATGATAGGCAGCCTGTTGATTTGTTCAAATTGTTCTGTTTGGTGAGAGATAGAGGTGGGTATGATTGGGTTTCGAAGAACAGTTTGTGGTCTTTTGTGGCCAAAGAGTTGGGTTTGGATAGTGGAGCAACGGCTTCTGTGAAATTGATTTACTTCAAGTATTTGAATGAGCTGGAGAAATGGTTTAGGGAGAGTTGTAAAAGTAGGAGCTCCGGAAATGGGCAGTCTGGCTTGTATGGGGAGTTTCAGTTGTTGTCTTCGGAGTTGGAGAGAGAGTTTAGAGATTTGTTGTTGGATGGGCCTGAGCAGAAGGAAAAAGGTGATGGACCGGTTCAGTTTGAATCTGATGAAAATGGAAAGATTGAATTTAATCTTTCAGATACCAAAGATGCATATGGAATGCATGCTGGTGCCGACCAGTGCAAGGATGATGATGACGAAAAAGTTTGTAATGATGATCAGAATGGTGTTTTGATATCACTCGATAGtctcaataaaaaagaaaatgatcgTAAAAGAAAGCGAGAATCCTTATCAGGAATGCTGAATTGGGTAGTTCAGATTGCAAAGCAGCCAAATGATCCTTCAATTGGAGTGATACCAGGGCCAACTAATTGGAGGGAGCATAAGGGCGATGAGTGCTGGTTCCAGGTAATTAGAGCAAGGGAAGCATTGCTGCTAAGAAGGAATGTTGATTCAAAGACTGAAGAATCTCTCCTGCAG AAGAAACTAAAGACGCATCCATTGTTGTATGAAGATAATGTTGTTGCTGGTCACCAGTCCTCGGAGAGGTTAAGATGCAGTGAAAGGTTTCCTAATTCTGTGAAATCTCGCTCGTGCCCTTGTTGCAGTTCATGTTCAGTCCCTCAGAGTAATTTGATAAGTCCTCGTAAAAAAGTGTTGGATAACAATTCTAAGGAGCAAGCACCTGAGGAAGTAGATTTATTGGCCACAAATACAATGGTTTGCCCATCTGTGGATGCTCCCCATGAAAAGCACGTCTCTGTAGGCACTCTCTTTCAAGCTGATGTGCCCGAATGGACTGGCGTGGCTTCTGAAAGTGATATTAAATGGCTAGGCACACGGGTATGGCCCTTACAATATGAAAAAGACAGCTCCCTTCATGAAGCAGATCTCACTGGCAAAGGAAGACCAGATTTGTGTGGCTGTCAACTTCCAGGTTCTGTTGTATGTATCAGATTTCACATTGCTGAGGCGAGGATGAAACTGAAGAGAGAACTTGGTTCCTTGTTCTATCGTTGGCGATTTGATCGTATGGGTGAGGAAGTTTCTCTTCAGTGGAcagctgaagaagaaaagagattCAAGGATTTGGTAAAGTCAAATTCTCCTTCCTTTTGGAATAGAGCATCCAGGTGGTTTCGTAAAAAAACAAGGGAAAACTTGGTAAGCTATTACTTCAATGTGTTTCTTGTCCAAAGCAGAAGTTATCAAAATCGTGTAACTCCAAAAAATATTGatagtgatgatgatgaaacaGAATTTGGATCATTTAGTAATGGTTTTAGGCATGATGCAGTTGAAGTTTCAGCCAATTTTGTGGCATGTTCCCAGAATCAGCAGTGCCCTGATTTGGATTAG
- the LOC117629395 gene encoding AT-rich interactive domain-containing protein 2-like isoform X1 → MAGWSSLTPGSVLDCVETNDAYQKNGSCIGSDIDVRDGVECDEDDDEVRLRCTFDQVLSVFVKEIGDRGVVRPIPAVIDDRQPVDLFKLFCLVRDRGGYDWVSKNSLWSFVAKELGLDSGATASVKLIYFKYLNELEKWFRESCKSRSSGNGQSGLYGEFQLLSSELEREFRDLLLDGPEQKEKGDGPVQFESDENGKIEFNLSDTKDAYGMHAGADQCKDDDDEKVCNDDQNGVLISLDSLNKKENDRKRKRESLSGMLNWVVQIAKQPNDPSIGVIPGPTNWREHKGDECWFQVIRAREALLLRRNVDSKTEESLLQKKLKTHPLLYEDNVVAGHQSSERLRCSERFPNSVKSRSCPCCSSCSVPQSNLISPRKKVLDNNSKEQAPEEVDLLATNTMVCPSVDAPHEKHVSVGTLFQADVPEWTGVASESDIKWLGTRVWPLQYEKDSSLHEADLTGKGRPDLCGCQLPGSVVCIRFHIAEARMKLKRELGSLFYRWRFDRMGEEVSLQWTAEEEKRFKDLVKSNSPSFWNRASRWFRKKTRENLVSYYFNVFLVQSRSYQNRVTPKNIDSDDDETEFGSFSNGFRHDAVEVSANFVACSQNQQCPDLD, encoded by the exons ATGGCAGGATGGTCGTCTTTAACACCTGGGTCTGTTTTAGATTGTGTCGAAACTAATGATGCATATCAGAAAAATGGTAGTTGCATTGGTAGTGATATTGATGTAAGAGATGGTGTTGAAtgtgatgaggatgatgatgaggttAGGCTAAGATGTACATTTGATCAAGTTCTATCTGTTTTTGTTAAGGAAATTGGTGATAGAGGTGTTGTTAGGCCCATCCCTGCCGTGATTGATGATAGGCAGCCTGTTGATTTGTTCAAATTGTTCTGTTTGGTGAGAGATAGAGGTGGGTATGATTGGGTTTCGAAGAACAGTTTGTGGTCTTTTGTGGCCAAAGAGTTGGGTTTGGATAGTGGAGCAACGGCTTCTGTGAAATTGATTTACTTCAAGTATTTGAATGAGCTGGAGAAATGGTTTAGGGAGAGTTGTAAAAGTAGGAGCTCCGGAAATGGGCAGTCTGGCTTGTATGGGGAGTTTCAGTTGTTGTCTTCGGAGTTGGAGAGAGAGTTTAGAGATTTGTTGTTGGATGGGCCTGAGCAGAAGGAAAAAGGTGATGGACCGGTTCAGTTTGAATCTGATGAAAATGGAAAGATTGAATTTAATCTTTCAGATACCAAAGATGCATATGGAATGCATGCTGGTGCCGACCAGTGCAAGGATGATGATGACGAAAAAGTTTGTAATGATGATCAGAATGGTGTTTTGATATCACTCGATAGtctcaataaaaaagaaaatgatcgTAAAAGAAAGCGAGAATCCTTATCAGGAATGCTGAATTGGGTAGTTCAGATTGCAAAGCAGCCAAATGATCCTTCAATTGGAGTGATACCAGGGCCAACTAATTGGAGGGAGCATAAGGGCGATGAGTGCTGGTTCCAGGTAATTAGAGCAAGGGAAGCATTGCTGCTAAGAAGGAATGTTGATTCAAAGACTGAAGAATCTCTCCTGCAG AAGAAACTAAAGACGCATCCATTGTTGTATGAAGATAATGTTGTTGCTGGTCACCAGTCCTCGGAGAGGTTAAGATGCAGTGAAAGGTTTCCTAATTCTGTGAAATCTCGCTCGTGCCCTTGTTGCAGTTCATGTTCAGTCCCTCAGAGTAATTTGATAAGTCCTCGTAAAAAAGTGTTGGATAACAATTCTAAGGAGCAAGCACCTGAGGAAGTAGATTTATTGGCCACAAATACAATGGTTTGCCCATCTGTGGATGCTCCCCATGAAAAGCACGTCTCTGTAGGCACTCTCTTTCAAGCTGATGTGCCCGAATGGACTGGCGTGGCTTCTGAAAGTGATATTAAATGGCTAGGCACACGGGTATGGCCCTTACAATATGAAAAAGACAGCTCCCTTCATGAAGCAGATCTCACTGGCAAAGGAAGACCAGATTTGTGTGGCTGTCAACTTCCAGGTTCTGTTGTATGTATCAGATTTCACATTGCTGAGGCGAGGATGAAACTGAAGAGAGAACTTGGTTCCTTGTTCTATCGTTGGCGATTTGATCGTATGGGTGAGGAAGTTTCTCTTCAGTGGAcagctgaagaagaaaagagattCAAGGATTTGGTAAAGTCAAATTCTCCTTCCTTTTGGAATAGAGCATCCAGGTGGTTTCGTAAAAAAACAAGGGAAAACTTGGTAAGCTATTACTTCAATGTGTTTCTTGTCCAAAGCAGAAGTTATCAAAATCGTGTAACTCCAAAAAATATTGatagtgatgatgatgaaacaGAATTTGGATCATTTAGTAATGGTTTTAGGCATGATGCAGTTGAAGTTTCAGCCAATTTTGTGGCATGTTCCCAGAATCAGCAGTGCCCTGATTTGGATTAG
- the LOC117629335 gene encoding probable E3 ubiquitin-protein ligase RHB1A, translating to MGGCCCCSSKGTEISAAPTYYYYPRSSDEHVPLSSRQGVTSALSTGLLVDTNLDTSIPDTYRPPPTPIPYDVAVVGHPHTPPAAQEICGNKSEVAVLTTNSDSVHEAVGGNAQEASAKCEDLKDSDCKAQTDFELDAEKKSEVELSKSVESVALVPEEEDVCPTCLEEYDAQNPKITTKCEHHFHLACILEWMERSDTCPVCDQEMIFDPPI from the exons ATGGGAGGCTGCTGCTGTTGTTCTTCCAAAGGAACTGAAATAAGTGCTGCACCGACATACTATTAC TATCCAAGGTCATCGGATGAGCATGTGCCATTGTCGTCTCGCCAAGGTGTTACCTCTGCACTCTCCACAGGGCTTCTCGTTGATACAAATTTGGATACATCAATACCTGACACTTATAGACCACCTCCTACACCTATTCCATATGACGTGGCTGTAGTAGGGCATCCTCATACTCCACCAGCGGCTCAAGAAATTTGTGGCAACAAGAGTGAAGTTGCAGTGCTGACAACAAATTCTGATTCTGTTCATGAAGCAGTTGGTGGAAATGCTCAAGAAGCTTCAGCTAAGTGTGAAGACCTGAAGGATTCAGACTGTAAGGCCCAAACTGATTTTGAACTTGATGCGGAAAAGAAGTCAGAAGTTGAACTTTCGAAGTCAGTGGAATCTGTTGCTTTAGTACCAGAGGAAGAGGATGTCTGCCCCACCTGTTTGGAAG AGTATGATGCACAGAATCcaaaaattaccacaaaatgCGAGCATCATTTTCACCTTGCTTGCATTCTTGAATGGATGGAACGAAGTGACACATGTCCTGTGTGTGATCAG GAAATGATATTTGATCCTCCAATTTAG
- the LOC117628408 gene encoding uncharacterized protein LOC117628408 isoform X1, whose protein sequence is MLEPELCSSRMLSPFREESGDEELSVLPRHTKVIVTGNNRTKSVLVGLQGVVKKAVGLGGWHWLVLKNGVEVKLQRNALSVLEHPTGNEEDSDHDYSSSSSDHGDKENDFSRCLEFHKSSKPRVRYPRPYVPSTLTKSINRGSYREVQSIHRPQPRVNLAKLGTSTLRRYCRHFNLLTSNSNPTREQLINVAQRHFISQQMPLDEVSVVTEFVDATRSRKYAEWAGKRAEREM, encoded by the exons ATGCTAGAGCCTGAGCTCTGTTCTTCTAGGATGCTATCGCCTTTTCGTGAGGAAAGCGGGGATGAGGAACTTTCAGTTCTTCCCAGGCACACCAAGGTCATTGTCACTGGAAACAATAGAACAAAGTCTGTCTTGGTGGGTCTGCAAGGTGTGGTCAAGAAAGCTGTTGGCCTTGGGGGTTGGCACTGGctg GTTCTGAAAAATGGGGTTGAAGTTAAGCTGCAAAGGAATGCATTGAGTGTGCTGGAACATCCTACAGGGAATGAAGAAGATTCTGATCATGATTACTCTAGCAGCAGCTCTGACCATGGTGACAAGGAGAATGATTTCT CTAGATGTCTTGAGTTTCACAAATCTAGTAAACCAAGAGTTCGATATCCAAGGCCATATGTTCCATCCACATTAACCAAGTCAATAAATCGCGGAAGTTATAGAGAAGTTCAATCCATCCACAGACCTCAACCG AGGGTAAACTTGGCAAAACTAGGAACAAGCACATTGCGGAGGTATTGCAGACACTTCAACCTT TTAACCAGCAATTCTAATCCAACAAGAGAACAATTGATCAATGTTGCGCAACGACATTTTATATCGCAGCAG ATGCCATTGGATGAAGTATCGGTGGTCACTGAATTCGTCGATGCTACCAGGAGTCGGAAATATGCTGAGTGGGCTGGAAAACGTGCAGAGCGAGAGATGTGA
- the LOC117628408 gene encoding uncharacterized protein LOC117628408 isoform X2, whose product MSAKVLKNGVEVKLQRNALSVLEHPTGNEEDSDHDYSSSSSDHGDKENDFSRCLEFHKSSKPRVRYPRPYVPSTLTKSINRGSYREVQSIHRPQPRVNLAKLGTSTLRRYCRHFNLLTSNSNPTREQLINVAQRHFISQQMPLDEVSVVTEFVDATRSRKYAEWAGKRAEREM is encoded by the exons ATGTCTGCCAAA GTTCTGAAAAATGGGGTTGAAGTTAAGCTGCAAAGGAATGCATTGAGTGTGCTGGAACATCCTACAGGGAATGAAGAAGATTCTGATCATGATTACTCTAGCAGCAGCTCTGACCATGGTGACAAGGAGAATGATTTCT CTAGATGTCTTGAGTTTCACAAATCTAGTAAACCAAGAGTTCGATATCCAAGGCCATATGTTCCATCCACATTAACCAAGTCAATAAATCGCGGAAGTTATAGAGAAGTTCAATCCATCCACAGACCTCAACCG AGGGTAAACTTGGCAAAACTAGGAACAAGCACATTGCGGAGGTATTGCAGACACTTCAACCTT TTAACCAGCAATTCTAATCCAACAAGAGAACAATTGATCAATGTTGCGCAACGACATTTTATATCGCAGCAG ATGCCATTGGATGAAGTATCGGTGGTCACTGAATTCGTCGATGCTACCAGGAGTCGGAAATATGCTGAGTGGGCTGGAAAACGTGCAGAGCGAGAGATGTGA
- the LOC117628369 gene encoding serine/arginine-rich splicing factor SR45a-like isoform X2 codes for MPYPRERRSASPHSSPSPVRGRRSRSLSRSRRSRSRSQSVDASNPGNNLYVTGLSTRVNSSDLEKFFNKEGKVLECHLVTDPRTRESRGFGFVTMETVEDAERCVKYLNRSVLEGRLVTVEKAKRKRGRTPTPGRYQGLRDKRGRDHDRDRRRSRSYSPRRLPDRDPYSRDRRGRSRSPYSRRVDEHSDSYRRRRERSLSGGRNPR; via the exons ATGCCATACCCAAGAGAAAGAAG GTCTGCTTCACCACACAGCTCCCCTTCACCTGTAAGAGGCCGCCGGTCAAGATCATTGTCGAGGTCTAGGAGAAGTCGCTCTAG GAGCCAATCTGTTGATGCATCCAATCCTGGAAACAATTTGTATGTAACAGGCTTATCCACAAGGGTCAACTCCAGTGATCTTGAAAAATTCTTTAACAAAGAAGGGAAG GTTCTGGAGTGCCATCTGGTTACAGACCCTCGCACCAGAGAATCTCGTGGATTTGGGTTTGTCACAATGGAAACTGTTGAGGATGCAGAACGCTGCGTCAAATATTTGAATCGTTCTGTGCTTGAAGGTCGATTAGTAACTGTGGAAAAG GCAAAAAGGAAGCGAGGGAGGACACCAACTCCAGGAAGGTATCAAGGTTTAAGAGATAAAAGAG GACGTGATCATGATCGTGATCGTAGACGATCTCGTAGCTATTCACCGCGTCGGTTGCCAGACAGAGATCCTTATTCCAGGGACCGTCGAGGAAGATCACGCTCTCCATACAGTAGGAGGGTGGATGAACATTCAGACTCGTACAGGAGGCGCAGGGAGCGATCCTTGTCAGGTGGCAGAAACCCTAGATAG
- the LOC117628369 gene encoding serine/arginine-rich splicing factor SR45a-like isoform X1 yields the protein MPYPRERRSASPHSSPSPVRGRRSRSLSRSRRSRSRSQSVDASNPGNNLYVTGLSTRVNSSDLEKFFNKEGKVLECHLVTDPRTRESRGFGFVTMETVEDAERCVKYLNRSVLEGRLVTVEKAKRKRGRTPTPGRYQGLRDKRDAGRDHDRDRRRSRSYSPRRLPDRDPYSRDRRGRSRSPYSRRVDEHSDSYRRRRERSLSGGRNPR from the exons ATGCCATACCCAAGAGAAAGAAG GTCTGCTTCACCACACAGCTCCCCTTCACCTGTAAGAGGCCGCCGGTCAAGATCATTGTCGAGGTCTAGGAGAAGTCGCTCTAG GAGCCAATCTGTTGATGCATCCAATCCTGGAAACAATTTGTATGTAACAGGCTTATCCACAAGGGTCAACTCCAGTGATCTTGAAAAATTCTTTAACAAAGAAGGGAAG GTTCTGGAGTGCCATCTGGTTACAGACCCTCGCACCAGAGAATCTCGTGGATTTGGGTTTGTCACAATGGAAACTGTTGAGGATGCAGAACGCTGCGTCAAATATTTGAATCGTTCTGTGCTTGAAGGTCGATTAGTAACTGTGGAAAAG GCAAAAAGGAAGCGAGGGAGGACACCAACTCCAGGAAGGTATCAAGGTTTAAGAGATAAAAGAG ATGCAGGACGTGATCATGATCGTGATCGTAGACGATCTCGTAGCTATTCACCGCGTCGGTTGCCAGACAGAGATCCTTATTCCAGGGACCGTCGAGGAAGATCACGCTCTCCATACAGTAGGAGGGTGGATGAACATTCAGACTCGTACAGGAGGCGCAGGGAGCGATCCTTGTCAGGTGGCAGAAACCCTAGATAG